The Haloarcula limicola region CTCCTTTCATAGGTAGTCACCTTGGTGTTTCGTGCACATACTTATAAATTTTTTGACAGTTCTATTACGTGTCTATTAGTTTTCAGTCGGCCGACTGACGGGCGCGTCCCATCATCATCCCGACAAGTTCGTCCTCGGTTACATCGGTCAGATCTTCGACGCCGACGAGCCGACCGGATGCGAGAATTGCAGCTCGGTCAGCCACGTCGAACACCGCCTCTAGATTGTGGCTGATGAAGATTATCGTCACGTCCTGCTCGTTGAGCCGTTTGATGAGATCCAGCACGCGCTGGGTCGCGTCCAGCGAGAGCGCGCTGGTCGGTTCATCGAGGATGACGATGTTTGGGTCCGACTGGAGCGCCCGCGCGATGGCGACGCTCTGTTGCTCTCCACCAGAGAAGTTCTTGACCGCGGCGCTAGGATCCAAGTCCAATTCTAGGCGTGAGAGCAGTTTCGAGGCCTCTTGTTCCATTGCGTCGTCGTCAACGAACCTGAGGAGCTGGCCCAGCGGGCCACCTTCCAGAATTTCGTTACCCAAGAAGATATTTTGAGCGACCGTCCGATTCGGCGCAATAGCGAGGTCCTGATAAACGGTCTCGATACCACGATCCTCGGCGTCATTGTAGTCTCCGATTTCTACTTCC contains the following coding sequences:
- a CDS encoding ATP-binding cassette domain-containing protein — encoded protein: MSSVIELNGISKQFGQIQALEDVSFGIEENEVLALVGDNGAGKSTLIKIISGVLQQTSGTIHIRGEEVEIGDYNDAEDRGIETVYQDLAIAPNRTVAQNIFLGNEILEGGPLGQLLRFVDDDAMEQEASKLLSRLELDLDPSAAVKNFSGGEQQSVAIARALQSDPNIVILDEPTSALSLDATQRVLDLIKRLNEQDVTIIFISHNLEAVFDVADRAAILASGRLVGVEDLTDVTEDELVGMMMGRARQSAD